A genomic stretch from Haloferax sp. Atlit-12N includes:
- a CDS encoding DUF2892 domain-containing protein — translation MEKNVGGYDRIARAVLGPVLIIVGAATLAGFLTIAAGTLGLVVAVAALLVGAVLATTAITQKCPLNDLLGFNTYKGAKTTETESAGKPRAQ, via the coding sequence ATGGAGAAGAACGTCGGCGGCTACGACCGTATCGCGCGTGCCGTCCTCGGACCGGTGCTCATCATCGTCGGGGCGGCGACCCTCGCGGGCTTCCTGACCATCGCGGCCGGAACCCTCGGACTCGTCGTCGCGGTCGCGGCGCTCCTCGTCGGAGCGGTCCTCGCGACCACGGCAATCACCCAGAAGTGCCCGCTGAACGACCTGCTGGGCTTCAACACCTACAAGGGCGCGAAGACGACCGAGACCGAATCCGCGGGCAAGCCCCGCGCGCAATAA